In Trifolium pratense cultivar HEN17-A07 linkage group LG7, ARS_RC_1.1, whole genome shotgun sequence, a genomic segment contains:
- the LOC123899944 gene encoding photosystem II repair protein PSB27-H1, chloroplastic-like has product MASPTLITPTTTPKSLPPPIKTKPTTTSSTLTPTTTSTTVHTRRRQILSTTATIITTTFLAHVTPAFAATDEEYVKETEEVISKVRTTITMDKNDPNVANAVSDLRDSSNSWVAKYRREKALLARASFRDMYSALNAVSGHYISFGPTAPIPAKRRVRILEEIEVAEKSLKRGR; this is encoded by the coding sequence ATGGCTTCACCAACACTCATTACTCCCACAACCACACCAAAATCACTCCCACCACCCATCAAAACCAAACCAaccaccacctcctccaccTTAACACCAACCACCACTTCCACCACCGTACACACACGCCGCCGTCAAATCCTCTCCACCACAGCCACTATCATCACCACCACATTTCTTGCTCATGTTACCCCTGCATTTGCTGCTACAGATGAAGAGTATGTTAAAGAAACAGAGGAAGTTATAAGCAAGGTTAGAACAACTATAACAATGGATAAAAATGATCCAAATGTAGCTAATGCAGTTTCTGATTTAAGAGATAGTTCAAATTCTTGGGTTGCTAAATATAGAAGAGAAAAAGCACTTCTTGCAAGAGCTTCTTTTAGAGATATGTACTCTGCTCTTAATGCTGTTTCAGGACATTATATTAGTTTTGGACCAACTGCTCCTATTCCTGCAAAAAGAAGAGTGAGGATTTTGGAAGAAATTGAAGTTGctgaaaaatcacttaaaagGGGAAgataa